One Besnoitia besnoiti strain Bb-Ger1 chromosome VIII, whole genome shotgun sequence DNA segment encodes these proteins:
- a CDS encoding protein kinase (encoded by transcript BESB_082260) → MAGRSSNMRAGKRRSVMSCAYSNKERGSVACGPVGLRSPTGKSGGAVQPHAAFSAPFSLSSCGSSTTRASSLRRSMCMATGQSSLGSSYIASPPQSPSGVSSNACNGGLSSCESSGNSLVDYSFQAGCASFGSSHPYREGSGKPEGGPGGPVSEGDLFSGHGARRGDSCEMDVAHASDFDMPQTLCLAPQARSEESGAYGAASAFPLDRLCHSLAREHETAAHLTAAKNIFGLDPSTRVDLRGRVLERGLSSCGEDDREVSAGEEEENDSDSEAEADHGQYGVSRLSAAGGTQAVSVVDTLQALLKAAEDVFSMGATDPSPL, encoded by the coding sequence ATGGCGGGACGGTCGAGCAACATGCGGGCAGGAAAGCGTCGATCTGTCATGAGCTGCGCGTACTCGAACAAAGAGCGAGGATCTGTTGCGTGCGGACCAGTTGGTCTCCGTTCTCCAACGGGCAAGTCGGGTGGGGCCGTACAGCCCCATGCGGCGTTTTCGGCTCCAttctcgctctcgtcgtGTGGCAGCAGCACGACGAGAGCCTCcagtctgcgccgcagcatGTGCATGGCAACAGGCCAGTCGTCGCTCGGTTCCTCGTACATCGCGTCTCCTCCACAGTCGCCGTCGGGCGTGTCCTCGAATGCGTGCAACGGAGGACTGTCCAGCTGCGAGAGCAGCGGCAATTCACTGGTAGACTATTCTTTTCAAGCGGGTTGTGCTTCGTTTGGGAGCTCACATCCCTACAGGGAAGGCTCAGGGAAACCTGAAGGGGGGCCGGGCGGCCCGGTCAGCGAGGGCGATCTTTTTTCGGGACATGGTGCGAGAAGGGGTGATTCGTGTGAAATGGATGTAGCGCATGCCAGCGACTTCGACATGCCGCAGACATTGTGTTTGGCTCCGCAAGCGAGATCAGAAGAGTCTGGGGCCTACGGTGCCGCGTCCGCCTTCCCTTTGGACAGACTCTGCCACTCCCTCGCTAGAGAGCATGAAACCGCTGCACATCTGACGGCTGCCAAAAATATCTTCGGATTAGATCCTTCGACGAGAGTGGATCTTCGTGGGCGAGTGCTCGAAAGGGGTCTTTCGAGCTGTGGAGAGGACGATCGTGAAGTTTCGgctggggaggaggaggagaatgACAGCGATAGCGAGGCTGAAGCGGACCATGGACAGTACGGCGTTTCGCGGCTgtcagcagcaggcggaacTCAGGCGGTGTCTGTGGTAGACACGCTTCAAGCTCTCCTTAAAGCTGCCGAGGATGTCTTTTCAATGGGAGCAACAGATCCGTCGCCCCTTTAG
- a CDS encoding hypothetical protein (encoded by transcript BESB_082250), whose product MKSPRGSSSSFDASLHAQHKAGWGPASGCHAGVTAFPWAAGLFHASGSPRTSSASVPLGLWCFRGTFRRLSLPSLSLLMFALLSVQLPTDLPGSVRLADAYRPLTRGITGGSERLLSPGAPPPHDDSPTLPHGKTESSDHIKNLIQAVVDSVLAPSTPEHTEDSTSSEALRASPTRRANVGLHDHIADTDAIVTEGAHPASTVSHDYQAAHTPHESDQETAETSNASHSDTDTDVPVSETESTADTSDDHEHSVHDHEEGVEAAEHHDVEAPEHVEDDTHSATDAANDHEHSVHDHEAGVEAAEHHDVEAPEHVEDDTQSATDAANDHEHSVHDHEAGVEAAEHHDVEAPERVEDDMHSATDASYDHEHSVHDHEAGVEAAEHHDVEAPERVEDDMHSATDASYDHEHSVHDHEAGVEAAEHHDVEAPEHVEDDTHSATDAANDHEHSVHDHEAGVEAAEHHDVEAPERAEDDMHSATDASYDHEHSVHDHEAGVEAAEHHDVEAPERAEDDTQSATDASYDHEHSVHDHEAGVEAAEHHDVEAPEHVEDDTHSATDAANDHEHSVHDHEAGVEAAEHHDVEAPERAEDDMHSATDASYDHEHSVHDHEAGVEAAEHHDVEAPERAEDDTQSATDASYDHEHSVHDHEAGVEAAEHHDVEAPEHVEDDTHSATDASYDHEHSVHDHEAGVEAAEHHDVEAPERVEDDTHSATDAANDHEHSVHDHEAGVEAAEHHDVEAPEHVEDDTQSATDAANDHEHSVHDHEAGVEAAEHHDVEAPEHVEDDTHLATDAANDHDHSVHYHEDGVEILDEHDGDSVGDAGAVQGQEGAGVVSSEPEQAAGEQEGPLARPDDDQLGNGAGDAFEDNIKDTAAQASENKVSEPEEGKTTVDIISAARATARFLNAAVETLEEMQHKQIGRNKLANVEESDSDAIRPPTKDDKKVQDLLEERKEASVTEEVKKLQEQKDGGVVSPEDADPSKPPTTGPLTPAEAELALGAPLVDELVSAIQDDEKAAGLGKENQNPGTLPPQVPDGERPLKFMIIDNPDAPQSFLQTASSVSLLQSMTAQLGGEVESLDEAQVTVVSLPVNVTDAQATTLIERMQQSGAIVEPDTVAKGQNDKVVPTDPLYKELWAPRALNLEEAWGRLKGIETTSPNVCILDTGIDYNHPDLKENVLVNEAELNGKPGVDDDGNGVADDIYGADFSGGDGDPMDDHSHGTHVAGIIGASANNDNGVVGVIWKPKIVACKFLDANNAGTYSGAVKCINYCLQRKATIMNHSWAGGKRSISLQRAFKSAQDAGAFHIIAAGNQGIDLDNDRAIFPPSFSLELPSCITVANLKWTSNLLGRPFLEKASSSNFGSSTVQIAAPGTWIQSTVPLSGDDSPDYAEKSGTSMAAPQITGLVALMVSIHSELTPEQTYKIIYDSVRPMKLLANAMKYGGIPDADKCVHQALILAKKVSPDGEANSEDNSAATTPTAEGMSDQNQESGAVLDTSSQEDIAKPGSSSSGETGSYPSVPDKEPVHAAGEEADTELAPSGGVQAGAEAGRKPTYTGPTAPEHTGESAGSHTSGQPAGDATHGAPDTTHSGTSSGTPDAQNAHTATPGATDSDASGPAQSDAPGQLGTAGSADLSQDANGESISVGIAGGVDGVSDSGAPAAGVPTWVYALLCIGVIGVVAGGYYAWSKTKQPANSAANKDDVGAKNAAMLAAFASKASAGAKHAKATPPPGSPKASPAAKQTAPTAVPVVKQAAPGPPAKQAAPAPPAKQAAPAPPAKQAAPAVPAKPAVPAKAPVAAPAAAKSVVKAPTLQKSVSAKPSLAKAPGA is encoded by the exons ATGAAAAGCCCCCgtggctcttcttcttctttcgaTGCATCTCTACATGCCCAGCATAAAGCAGGTTGGGGGCCGGCCTCGGGCTGCCACGCAGGCGTCACGGCGTTTCCGTGGGCAGCAGGTCTTTTTCATGCTTCCGGCAGTCCTCGCacctcttctgcgtccgtACCCCTAGGCCTGTGGTGTTTTCGCGGAACATTCCGACGCTTGAGtctgccttcgctgtcgcttctcATGTTTGCCTTACTTTCTGTGCAACTGCCAACTGACCTCCCGGGAAGCGTTCGCCTGGCAGATGCGTATCGGCCTCTGACCAGGGGTATaaccggcggcagcgaacgaCTGCTTTCTCCCGGTGCCCCTCCTCCGCACGACGACAGTCCTACGCTGCCTCACGGCAAGACCGAGTCCAGTGACCACATCAAAAACCTCATTCAAGCCGTAGTTGACTCTGTGCTGGCTCCGTCGACGCCTGAGCATACAGAGGACAGCACGTCCAGTGAGGCTCTGCGCGCCAGCCCAACGCGACGTGCCAATGTCGGGCTCCATGACCACATCGCTGACACAGACGCAATCGTCACCGAGGGTGCCCACCCCGCCAGCACCGTCTCCCACGACTACCAAGCCGCACACACGCCTCACGAAAGTGACCAAGAGACAGCAGAAACCTCGAACGCCTCCCATTCCGACACAGACACCGACGTCCCCGTGAGCGAAACAGAGTCCACTGCGGATACCTCTGACGACCACGAACACAGCGTCCATGATCATGAAGAAGGTGTCGAGGCTGCAGAACACCATGACGTCGAGGCTCCTGAGCATGTAGAGGACGATACGCACTCGGCGACGGATGCCGCTAACGACCACGAACACAGCGTCCATGATCATGAAGCAGGTGTCGAGGCTGCAGAACACCATGACGTCGAGGCTCCTGAGCATGTAGAGGACGATACGCAGTCGGCGACGGATGCCGCTAACGACCACGAACACAGCGTCCATGATCATGAAGCAGGTGTCGAGGCTGCAGAACACCATGACGTCGAGGCTCCTGAGCGTGTAGAGGACGATATGCACTCGGCGACGGATGCCTCTTACGACCACGAACACAGCGTCCATGATCATGAAGCAGGTGTCGAGGCTGCAGAACACCATGACGTCGAGGCTCCTGAGCGTGTAGAGGACGATATGCACTCGGCGACAGATGCCTCTTACGACCACGAACACAGCGTCCATGATCATGAAGCAGGTGTCGAGGCTGCAGAACACCATGACGTCGAGGCTCCTGAGCATGTAGAGGACGATACGCACTCGGCGACGGATGCCGCTAACGACCACGAACACAGCGTCCATGATCATGAAGCAGGTGTCGAGGCTGCAGAACACCATGACGTCGAGGCTCCTGAGCGTGCAGAGGACGATATGCACTCGGCGACGGATGCCTCTTACGACCACGAACACAGCGTCCATGATCATGAAGCAGGTGTCGAGGCTGCAGAACACCATGACGTCGAGGCTCCTGAGCGTGCAGAGGACGATACGCAGTCGGCGACAGATGCCTCTTACGACCACGAACACAGCGTCCATGATCATGAAGCAGGTGTCGAGGCTGCAGAACACCATGACGTCGAGGCTCCTGAGCATGTAGAGGACGATACGCACTCGGCGACGGATGCCGCTAACGACCACGAACACAGCGTCCATGATCATGAAGCAGGTGTCGAGGCTGCAGAACACCATGACGTCGAGGCTCCTGAGCGTGCAGAGGACGATATGCACTCGGCGACGGATGCCTCTTACGACCACGAACACAGCGTCCATGATCATGAAGCAGGTGTCGAGGCTGCAGAACACCATGACGTCGAGGCTCCTGAGCGTGCAGAGGACGATACGCAGTCGGCGACAGATGCCTCTTACGACCACGAACACAGCGTCCATGATCATGAAGCAGGTGTCGAGGCTGCAGAACACCATGACGTCGAGGCTCCTGAGCATGTAGAGGACGATACGCACTCGGCGACGGATGCCTCTTACGACCACGAACACAGCGTCCATGATCATGAAGCAGGTGTGGAGGCTGCAGAACACCATGACGTCGAGGCTCCTGAGCGTGTAGAGGACGATACGCACTCGGCGACGGATGCCGCTAACGACCACGAACACAGCGTCCATGATCATGAAGCAGGTGTCGAGGCTGCAGAACACCATGACGTCGAGGCTCCTGAGCATGTAGAGGACGATACGCAGTCGGCGACGGATGCCGCTAACGACCACGAACACAGCGTCCATGATCATGAAGCAGGTGTCGAGGCTGCAGAACACCATGACGTCGAGGCTCCTGAGCATGTAGAGGACGATACGCACTTGGCGACGGATGCCGCTAACGACCACGATCACAGCGTCCATTATCATGAAGATGGTGTCGAGATTTTGGATGAGCATGACGGCGACTCAGTGGGTGATGCTGGCGCTGTGCAAGGGCAGGAGGGTGCCGGCGTGGTATCGAGTGAGCCGGAGCAGGCAGCAGGTGAACAGGAGGGGCCGCTGGCTAGGCCAGACGATGATCAGCTGGGCAACGGCGCTGGAGATGCGTTTGAGGACAACATCAAGGATACAGCTGCTCAGGCCAGCGAAAACAAAGTGTCTGAGCCCGAGGAAGGAAAAACCACAGTGGACATTATATCGGCTGCACGCGCGACTGCGCGTTTTCTCAACGCAGCCGTGGAAACGCTTGAGGAGATGCAGCACAAGCAGATCGGGCGCAACAAGCTGGCAA ATGTGGAGGAGtccgacagcgacgcgatCCGCCCCCCTACCAAGGACGACAAAAAGGTGCAGGACCTGTTGGAGGAAAGAAAGGAGGCGAGTGTGACCGAGGAAGTCAAGAAGCTGCAGGAGCAGAAAGATGGAGGTGTTGTCAGTCCGGAGGATGCCGATCCTTCAAAGCCGCCCACGACGGGTCCTCTCACcccagcagaggcagagctGGCCCTAGGGGCTCCGCTGGTCGATGAGCTCGTGTCGGCAATCCAAGACGACGAAAAAGCCGCGGGGCTTGGAAAAGAAAACCAAAACCCCGGAACGCTGCCCCCCCAGGTGCCGGATGGGGAGCGACCGCTCAAGTTCATGATCATCGATAATCCCGACGCGCCTCAATCTTTCCTTCAG ACTGCCTCGAGCGTGTCACTCCTCCAGAGCATGACAGCCCAACTTGGTGGAGAGGTGGAGAGCCTAGACGAGGCGCAGGTGACGGTTGTCAGCTTGCCTGTGAACGTCACAGATGCCCAGGCTACAACACTTatcgagcgcatgcagcagtcAG GCGCAATCGTGGAGCCGGACACGGTCGCCAAAGGACAGAATGACAAGGTTGTGCCAACCGATCCGCTCTACAAAGAGCtctgggcgccgcgtgcgctgAATCTTGAGGAAGCCTGGGGCAGGCTCAAAGGCATCGAA ACGACCTCGCCGAACGTCTGTATCCTGGACACTGGAATCGACTACAACCATCCAGACTTGAAGGAGAACGTTCTGGTGAATGAGGCGGAGCTCAACGGAAAGCCAGGCGTGGACGACGACGGGAACGGGGTGGCTGACGATATTTATGGAGCCGAtttcagcggcggcgacggcgatcCTATGGACGACCACTCGCACGGCACTCACGTGGCGGGCATCATcggcgcgtcggcgaacAACGACAACGGTGTCGTGGGCGTCATCTGGAAGCCCAAGATCGTCGCCTGCAAATTCCTCGACGCAAATAATGCA GGGACGTATTCCGGCGCGGTGAAGTGCATCAACTACTGCTTGCAGCGCAAGGCCACAATCATGAACCACAGCTGGGcaggaggaaaaagaagcaTATCCCTACAGCGCGCCTTCAAGAGTGCTCAGGACGCAGGGGCCTTCCACATTATTGCCGCAG GCAACCAAGGCATCGATCTCGACAACGACAGAGCCATCTTCCCGCCGAGTTTCTCGTTGGAGCTTCCCAGCTGCATCACGGTCGCCAACCTGAAGTGGACTTCGAATCTGCTGGGGAGGCCGTTTCTCGAGAAAGCTAGCTCGAGCAACTTCGGAAGCAGCACGGTTCAGATCGCTGCTCCAGGAACCTGGATTCAGTCCACGGTTCCTCTCAGTGGAGATGACTCCCCGGACTACGCTGAGAAATCTGGAACTTCAATGGCGGCCCCCCAAATCACAG GTTTGGTGGCGCTGATGGTCTCCATTCACTCGGAGCTGACACCTGAACAGACCTACAAGATTATTTACGACAGCGTTCGTCCGATGAAGCTGTTGGCGAATGCCATGAAGTACGGAGGCATTCCGGATGCTGATAAATGTGTGCACCAAGCGCTGATCCTTGCGAAGAAAGTGTCTCCGGACGGCGAGGCAAACTCGGAAGACAATAGCGCCGCGACGACTccgacggcggagggcaTGAGTGACCAGAATCAAGAGTCAGGCGCCGTCTTGGACACGTCTTCCCAGGAAGACATCGCGAAGCCCGGCTCGAGTTCGTCCGGTGAAACTGGAAGCTACCCGTCCGTGCCTGACAAGGAGCCGGTtcacgctgcaggcgaggaagccgatACAGAACTTGCGCCCTCCGGCGGTGTCCAGGCGGGAGCCGAGGCGGGAAGAAAACCAACGTACACAGGGCCCACGGCACCAGAACACACAGGAGAGAGTGCAGGTTCCCACACCAGCGGCCAGCCCGCAGGCGATGCCACGCACGGAGCGCCAGACACCACGCACAGTGGGACGTCGTCAGGCACTCCGGATGCCCAGAACGCACACACCGCGACACCGGGGGCTACGGACAGCGATGCCTCGGGGCCGGCTCAAAGTGACGCCCCAGGACAGCTGGGGACGGCGGGCTCCGCCGACCTTTCGCAGGACGCGAATGGGGAATCAATCAGCGTCGGAATCGCAGGAGGTGTCGACGGTGTTTCCGACTCTGGTGCACCGGCGGCCGGCGTGCCAACCTGGGTCTACGCCCTTCTGTGTATCGGAGTAATCGGCGTCGTGGCTGGAGGATACTACGCTTGGA GTAAAACAAAACAACCTGCAAATTCGGCTGCAAATAAGGACGACGTCGGGGCCAAGAACGCTGCGATgctggcggccttcgcgtcaAAAGCAAGCGCAGGTGCAAAACACGCGAAGGCTACTCCGCCGCCCGGAAGCCCTAAAGCTTCACCTGCAGCAAAGCAGACAGCTCCCACAGCTGTCCCTGTGGTCAAGCAAGCTGCGCCGGGGCCTCCCGCCAAGCaagctgcgccggcgcctcccgccaagcaagctgcgccggcgcctcccgccaAGCAAGCTGCGCCCGCTGTGCCCGCAAAACCAGCAGTGCCTGCGAAAGCGCCTGTAGCGGCTCCTGCTGCCGCCAAGTCTGTGGTGAAGGCTCCGACATTACAGAAATCGGTTTCGGCGAAGCCTAGCTTAGCAAAGGCACCTGGGGCTTGA